One window of Aspergillus oryzae RIB40 DNA, chromosome 3 genomic DNA carries:
- a CDS encoding uncharacterized protein (elongation factor 2), with translation MGSMRYGLIRSLMDKPKNIRNMSVIAHVDHGKSTLSDSLVQRAGVIAAAKAGEARFMDTRADEQERGITIKSTAITLYSKFDDPEDLKEIEQGHDGNEFLINLIDSPGHVDFSAEVTAALRVTDGALVVVDSVSGSCVQTETVLRQAIAERIKPVLIINKIDRSMMEQQLPKEDLYQNFCRIIETVNVTIATYEDKVLGNVMVHAEKGTVAFGSGLQGWAFTVRQFAIRYAKKFGVDRKKMLERLWGDNFFNPKTKKWTTKSTDADGKPLERAFNQFCLDPIYKIIDAVTNNKRDQITTLVEKLEIKLTSEEKEYEGKLLLKTIMRKFLPAADAMLEMICIHLPSPVTAQKYRAETLYEGPHDDEAFNAIKDCKAGSKEDPAPLMLYVSKMVPTSDKGRFYAFGRVYSGIVRSGLQVRIQGPNYTPGKKEDLFIKKIQRTVLMMGGKTEAIDDVPCGNIVGLVGVDQFLLKSGTLTTSETAHNLKVMKFSISPVVQRSVEVKNAADLPKLVEGLKRLSKSDPCVLTMINESGEHVVAGAGELHLEICLKDLEEDHAGVPLKISDPVVSYRESVSGKSSMTALSKSPNKHNRLYVTAEPIEEECALAIEAGKINPRDDFKTRARLMADDYGWDVTDARKIWTFGPDTTGANLLVDQTKAVQYLNEIKDSVVSGFQWATREGPVAEEPMRAVRFNILDVTLHADAIHRGGGQIIPTARRVLYAAQLLADPSLLEPIFNVEIQVNENAMGGIYGVLTRRRGHVYAEEQRPGTPIYTIKAYLPVNESFGFTGDLRAATGGQAFPQSVFDHWAVLPGGSPLDVTTKPGQVVTEMRKRKGLKEVVPGYENYYDKL, from the exons ATGGGCTCAATGAGGTACGGTTTG ATTCGGTCCCTGATGGACAAGCCGAAGAACATCCGTAACATGTCCGTCATTGCTCACG TCGATCACGGAAAGTCCACTCTGTCCGACTCCTTGGTTCAGCGTGCTGGTGTCATCGCCGCTGCCAAGGCTGGTGAGGCCCGTTTCATGGATACTCGTGCTGATGAGCAGGAGCGTGGTATTACTATCAAGTCCACTGCTATCACCCTGTACTCCAAGTTTGATGACCCCGAGGATCTCAAGGAGATCGAGCAGGGTCACGACGGCAACGAGTTCCTGATCAACTTGATTGACTCTCCCGGTCACGTTGACTTCTCCGCTGAGGTCACTGCCGCCCTTCGTGTCACCGACGGTGCCCTGGTCGTTGTCGACTCTGTCTCCGGCTCTTGTGTCCAGACCGAGACCGTCCTTCGCCAGGCTATTGCTGAGCGTATCAAGCCCGTTctgatcatcaacaagaTTGATCGTTCTATGATGGAGCAGCAGCTCCCCAAGGAGGATCTTTACCAGAACTTCTGCCGTATCATCGAGACCGTCAACGTCACCATCGCTACCTACGAAGACAAGGTTCTGGGTAACGTCATGGTTCACGCCGAGAAGGGTACCGTTGCTTTCGGTTCCGGTCTCCAGGGCTGGGCTTTCACTGTTCGCCAGTTCGCCATCAGGTACGCTAAGAAGTTCGGTGTTGACCGTAAGAAGATGCTTGAACGTCTGTGGGGTGACAACTTCTTCAatcccaagaccaagaagtgGACTACCAAGAGCACTGATGCTGATGGCAAGCCTCTGGAGCGTGCTTTCAACCAATTCTGCTTGGACCCCATCTACAAGATCATCGACGCCGTCACTAACAACAAGAGGGATCAAATCACCACTCTCGTCGAGAAGCTTGAGATCAAGCTTACTAGCGAGGAGAAGGAGTATGAGGGCAAACTGCTCCTCAAGACCATCATGCGCAAGTTCTTGCCTGCCGCCGATGCTATGTTGGAAATGATCTGTATCCATCTGCCTTCTCCCGTTACTGCCCAGAAGTACCGTGCTGAGACTCTGTACGAGGGTCCTCACGATGACGAAGCCTTCAACGCCATCAAGGATTGTAAGGCTGGTTCCAAGGAGGACCCCGCTCCCCTGATGCTCTACGTCTCTAAGATGGTGCCCACTTCCGACAAGGGTCGTTTCTATGCTTTCGGCCGTGTCTACTCGGGTATCGTCAGGTCCGGTCTCCAAGTCCGTATCCAGGGTCCTAACTACACCCCTGGCAAGAAGGAGGACCTgttcatcaagaagatccagcgtACTGTTCTGATGATGGGCGGTAAGACTGAAGCCATTGACGACGTTCCCTGCGGTAACATCGTTGGTCTGGTTGGTGTTGACCAGTTCTTGCTCAAGTCTGGTACCCTCACCACCTCCGAAACCGCTCACAACCTCAAGGTCATGAAGTTCTCCATCTCTCCCGTCGTGCAGCGTTCCGTTGAGGTCAAGAACGCCGCAGATCTTCCCAAGCTTGTCGAGGGTCTTAAGCGTCTGTCCAAGTCCGATCCTTGTGTTCTGACCATGATTAACGAGTCTGGAGAGCACGTTGttgctggtgctggtgagTTGCATCTTGAGATTTGCTTGAAGGATCTCGAGGAAGATCACGCCGGTGTTCCCCTCAAGATTTCCGACCCTGTTGTCTCTTACCGTGAGTCCGTCTCTGGCAAGTCCAGCATGACTGCTCTCTCCAAGTCTCCCAACAAGCACAACCGTCTCTATGTCACTGCCGAGCCAATTGAGGAAGAATGTGCTCTTGCCATTGAGGCCGGCAAGATCAACCCCCGTGACGATTTCAAGACTCGTGCCCGTCTCATGGCTGATGACTATGGCTGGGATGTCACCGATGCCCGTAAGATCTGGACCTTCGGTCCCGACACCACCGGTGCCAACTTGCTGGTTGACCAGACCAAGGCCGTCCAGTACCTTAACGAAATCAAGGATTCTGTCGTCTCTGGTTTCCAGTGGGCTACTCGTGAGGGTCCTGTTGCTGAGGAGCCCATGCGTGCTGTCCGCTTCAACATTCTCGATGTCACCCTTCACGCTGATGCTATCCACCGTGGTGGTGGTCAGATCATCCCCACTGCTCGTCGTGTCCTGTACGCCGCTCAGTTGCTTGCAGACCCCAGTCTCTTGGAGCCTATCTTCAATGTTGAAATCCAGGTTAACGAGAACGCTATGGGTGGTATCTACGGTGTCCTTACCCGTCGTCGTGGTCACGTTTACGCCGAGGAGCAGAGACCCGGTACCCCTATCTACACCATCAAAGCCTACCTCCCTGTCAACGAGTCATTCGGTTTCACCGGCGACCTCCGCGCGGCCACCGGTGGTCAGGCCTTCCCTCAGTCCGTCTTCGACCACTGGGCAGTTCTTCCTGGTGGTTCTCCTCTTGATGTCACCACTAAGCCTGGTCAGGTCGTTACTGAGATGCGTAAGCGCAAGGGTCTCAAGGAAGTGGTTCCTGGATACGAGAAC TACTACGACAAGCTGTAA
- a CDS encoding CCCH zinc finger and RRM domain protein (predicted protein) yields MKFSESEAAEVKTWVVRKLEDISDADADVLADYVLALIRADAPDEEIRKASVEGLEDFLREHTVPFVDELFATFAPKQTAPPASSHPLSQPQIFNDANAPGSGSQQQAPFNPPSGPSKGPYGPTVGNTPQSQTDSSSYGRKRNYHEGFQADQEREEAPHNRNFKTPRRGRGGGRGDWMGRDNRATPGQYAPAPAGGFPVMPPTFPSFDQNDPMAAMMALQSMGFPQMPGMPPMPMPAPGGGAEYDPKSSNIVTDFQRRNTDTPHRGSDRGRGRGRGGDRGGFGGRGRRSEYSAAGPNEDTSITTIVVEQIPDDKLDEASVREFFSQYGDIVELSLQPHKKLALITYDSHASAKRAWSSPKVIFDNRFVKVYWHKTKADKNGDHRQGAIEVEPFNQEEFERQQEAAQRAYEEKMQKRRETEEAKQALEKQREELLKKQQEEKERLMQKLGGNDVSNGAAPSDGESGPSPQENVSDQTKQLRAQLAALEAEAKTLGIDPNGADSGAPSYRGRGRGYLGRGGYAPRGRGYDPNHRGGYRGRGGMTRGRGGVLRLDNRPRRVAVSGVELNSEKDEALRQFLIGVGEYESIQPNPEQSDSVIVAFKERYIAERFMFGPWQIPSVGEVQLTWVPNPPISVAPTTPGSGMDTKTGSDEDTVMETTSTPLPPDPSAGRRDGNHEVDYDVAEDDDSWGVQ; encoded by the exons ATGAAGTTCTCAGAAAGCGAAGCCGCAGAGGTGAAGACTTGGGTGGTGCGCAAACTGGAAGACAT ATCcgatgccgatgccgatgTGCTTGCGGACTATGTACTCGCGCTTATTAGAGCCGACGCtccagatgaagaaatccgGAAAGCGTCTGTGGAGGGATTGGAAGATTTCCTCAGAGAGC ATACGGTGCCATTTGTCGATGAGCTTTTCGCTACTTTTGCGCCGAAACAAACCGCTCCTCCCGCAAGCTCGCATCCGCTGAGCCAGCCGCAGATTTTTAATGACGCCAATGCGCCGGGATCAGGCTCTCAGCAACAAGCCCCGTTTAACCCCCCATCCGGCCCTTCGAAGGGTCCTTACGGGCCTACTGTGGGCAATACCCCTCAGTCACAGACCGACTCGTCGAGCTATGGACGCAAGCGTAACTACCATGAAGGGTTCCAGGCAGATCAAGAGCGCGAAGAGGCTCCGCATAACAGGAACTTCAAGACGCCCCGACGCGGCCGAGGTGGCGGAAGAGGAGATTGGATGGGGCGCGACAACCGTGCAACTCCCGGCCAATACGCCCCCGCTCCCGCGGGTGGATTTCCTGTGATGCCTCCAACCTTCCCTTCGTTTGATCAGAATGACCCGATGGCGGCGATGATGGCCCTCCAGAGTATGGGGTTTCCACAAATGCCCGGCATGCCTCCTATGCCCATGCCAGCTCCTGGTGGCGGCGCTG AATATGACCCGAAATCATCCAATATCGTGACGGACTTTCAGAGACGGAACACTGACACTCCACATCGTGGCAGCGACAGAGGCCGAGGCCGCGGCCGTGGTGGGGACAGGGGCGGATTTGGAGGACGGGGACGTCGATCCGAGTACTCTGCGGCAGGCCCTAACGAGGATACTTCTATCACCACTATTGTTGTTGAGCAAATCCCGGATGACAAACTCGATGAAGCATCGGTGAGGGAGTTCTTCTCTCAGTATGGCGACATCGTCGAGCTGTCTCTACAGCCTCACAAGAAGCTTGCATTGATCACATATGATAGCCACGCATCCGCCAAGCGCGCATGGTCTAGCCCCAAGGTGATTTTCGACAACCGGTTCGTCAAAGTTTACTGGCATAAGACGAAAGCAGATAAGAATGGTGATCATCGGCAAGGGGCCATTGAGGTCGAGCCGTTCAACCAGGAAGAGTTCGAGAGGCAGCAAGAAGCAGCGCAAAGGGCctacgaggagaagatgcaaaagCGCAGGGAGACAGAGGAAGCCAAACAGgcgctggagaagcagcgcGAGGAACTCCTGAAGAAAcagcaggaagagaaggaaagactGATGCAAAAACTTGGCGGGAACGATGTCAGCAACGGTGCTGCACCCTCAGATGGAGAAAGCGGTCCCTCACCCCAGGAGAATGTGAGCGATCAGACGAAGCAGCTGCGCGCACAATTGGCAGCTCTCGAAGCTGAAGCCAAGACCCTCGGAATCGATCCCAATGGCGCTGATTCTGGTGCGCCCTCGTATCGCGGTCGTGGTCGTGGATATCTGGGACGAGGCGGTTATGCGCCCCGAGGCCGTGGATACGATCCCAATCATCGTGGAGGATATCGCGGTCGTGGAGGAATGACCCGTGGCCGAGGAGGTGTGCTTCGTCTGGATAATCGACCCAGGAGAGTTGCCGTCTCGGGCGTTGAGTTGAACTCTGAGAAGGACGAAGCTTTGAGACAGTTCCTCATC GGTGTTGGTGAATATGAGTCTATTCAACCTAATCCGGAGCAATCGGACTCTGTGATAGTCGCATTCAAAGAGCGGTACATTGCAGAGAGATTCATGTTTGGACCATGGCAGATACCATCTGTCGGCGAAGTGCAGCTCACTTGGGTTCCCAACCCTCCCATCAGTGTGGCGCCCACGACACCAGGCTCTGGAATGGATACCAAAACCGGATCCGATGAGGATACTGTGATGGAGACCACGAGTACACCCCTTCCACCTGATCCATCGGCCGGTCGGAGAGATGGAAATCATGAGGTTGATTACGACGTggcagaggatgacgataGTTGGGGGGTACAGTAG
- a CDS encoding putative lactoylglutathione lyase (Glo1) (predicted protein): MKNERAYLVHVIVHHLRWRGFLILPRLHKPKPHHIPPQHKPKETRKTMSPQSTPFEEGAFLPGGHNTDPPLPPNDPTIGTKLNHSMLRIRDPQRSLHFYITLMGMRTVFTMNTGPFTMYYLGFPSSAEDRADLSAWAAKVSDPANLTQTLGLLELFHIHGTEKPVDEGGVEMANGNAPPNLGFGHLGFTVPDVGATVERLRAEGVKVVKELGVTTRESIPLSEWEEKRGVGVGEIHPNYKVFFDQIAYVADPVSFFFFFFWFRIVVIEADWVFRMGILLKFFRRIGSENVRGGVLMLDTAVDE; the protein is encoded by the exons ATGAAGAATGAACGTGCATATTTAGTCCACGTTATTGTTCATCACCTGAGGTGGAGAGGTTTCTTA ATCCTCCCCCGTCTAcacaaacccaaaccccacCATATTCCCCCCCAACACAAACCCAAGGAAACCAGGAAAACCATGAGCCCCCAGTCCACCCcctttgaagaaggcgccTTCCTCCCAGGCGGCCACAACACCgaccctcccctccccccaaatGACCCAACAATCGGGACAAAACTAAACCACTCGATGCTCCGCATCCGAGACCCGCAACGCTCCCTCCACTTCTACATCACCCTCATGGGCATGCGCACCGTCTTCACCATGAACACCGGCCCCTTCACAATGTACTACCTCGGTTTCCCGTCCAGCGCGGAAGACCGCGCCGACCTGTCCGCGTGGGCGGCTAAGGTTTCCGACCCGGCCAACCTCACCCAGACGCTGGGGCTGCTGGAGCTGTTCCATATCCATGGGACGGAGAAGCCCGTGGACGAGGGCGGTGTGGAGATGGCCAACGGGAACGCGCCCCCCAATCTGGGGTTCGGGCATCTGGGGTTCACGGTTCCGGATGTCGGGGCTACTGTCGAGAGGTTGAGGGCGGAGGGCGTCAAGGTTGTTAAGGAGTTGGGGGTTACCACTAGGGAGAGTATTCCGTTGAGTGAAtgggaggaaaagaggggtgttggggttggggagaTCCATCCGAATTATAAGGTGTTTTTTGATCAGATTGCTTATGTGGCTGATCCggtgagtttctttttctttttcttttggtttcggATTGTGGTGATAGAGGCTGACTGGGTGTTTAGGATGGGTATATTATTGAAATTCTTCCGCAGAATTGGCAGTGAGAATGTGCGTGGGGGAGTGTTGATGCTTGATACTGCT GTTGATGAATAA
- a CDS encoding FAD-dependent oxidoreductase (predicted protein) has translation MKSLIWALPFIPLAYANGNSSSCRCQPHQSCWPSEQEWNSLNSSINGNLVAVQPIAAVCHEGDWDSSACKEVMASWTNSTWRAAQPGAVQWENWESWPEHNQTCYIESPRNTPCGQGQISLYSTLAKSAFDIQETVKFAKQHNLRLAIKNSGHDFLGRASAPESLQILTNGMKDIKMVDKFTPAGAPQGKDEGQAVTIAAGVSLQELYAAVAANNRTVVAGSAHTVGAAGGYIQGGGHSALGPWKGMASDNALEFTIVTANGDLVVANEYQNKDLFWALRGGGGGTFGVVVSVTVRTFDDAPLILVNFNITTSAGNPQYWDAVTTFHASLPKINDAKGGGYYWIAPDTELTENTSVSAITQTFIFPNQTDTAQIDRLYAPLISKLNGTTGVYTQYASYPIPSVGFLFSKIFLTGNSDLAGGTGLLGSRLFSRDLLSSNNGSKKLSSALRSIRVDPGSAILGHLVAGGAVADNAGKVDSALNPAWRKAITHIVIPRGWEPNATLAEQEAVKKNLTDVEIPILRSVEGTDKMGAYLNEANAYESEFQSSFWGENYQRLLEVKKKWDPESLFVVRRGVGSEEWDEWGLCRAAK, from the exons ATGAAGTCATTGATTTGGGCACTACCTTTTATTCCGTTGGCATATGCGAATGGCAATTCTTCATCATGTCGCTGCCAACCACACCAGAGCTGCTGGCCCTCTGAACAAGAGTGGAACTCTCTCAACAGTTCCATCAACGGAAACCTAGTGGCAGTACAGCCTATCGCAGCCGTCTGCCATGAAGGTGACTGGGATAGTTCAGCCTGTAAGGAAGTCATGGCGTCCTGGACTAACTCGACCTGGCGAGCAGCGCAGCCCGGTGCCGTGCAATGGGAAAACTGGGAGTCTTGGCCGGAGCATAATCAAACATGCTACATCGAGAGTCCACGAAACACACCATGTGGGCAGGGCCAGATCTCCCTCTATTCGACACTCGCCAAATCAGCATTCGATATCCAGGAGACGGTGAAGTTCGCAAAGCAACATAACCTTCGTCTCGCGATCAAGAACTCAGGGCATGATTTCCTGGGCCGTGCTTCCGCCCCAGAGTCACTGCAAATCCTTACTAATGGGATGAAGGATATTAAGATGGTGGACAAGTTCACTCCTGCTGGTGCCCCACAGGGTAAAGATGAAGGACAAGCGGTTACGATAGCCGCCGGTGTCAGTCTGCAGGAGTTGTACGCTGCTGTCGCCGCGAATAATAGAACCGTTGTTGCTGGATCTGCCCACACGGTTGGTGCTGCAGGCGGGTATATTCAAGGTGGTGGACATTCTGCCCTGGGGCCATGGAAGGGGATGGCTTCGGATAATGCGCTTGAGTTCACCATTGTGACTGCCAAT GGAGATCTAGTCGTAGCAAACGAGTACCAGAACAAAGACCTATTCTGGGCTCTCcgaggcggaggtggagggaCCTTTGGAGTTGTCGTGAGCGTTACAGTCCGTACATTCGACGACGCACCCCTCATCCTAGTCAACTTCAACATCACAACCTCAGCGGGGAATCCTCAATACTGGGATGCCGTGACGACGTTCCACGCATCTCTTCCAAAGATAAACGACGCCAAAGGCGGCGGATATTACTGGATTGCTCCGGATACCGAATTAACGGAGAACACCAGCGTCTCAGCAATAACCCAAACATTCATTTTTCCTAATCAAACAGACACAGCACAGATTGACCGTCTTTATGCCCCTCTCATTTCGAAACTGAACGGTACCACGGGTGTATATACCCAATACGCCTCTTACCCAATCCCGAGCGTtggcttcctcttttccaAGATCTTCCTCACTGGAAACTCCGACCTAGCGGGTGGCACGGGCTTATTAGGCTCGAGGCTCTTCTCCAGGGACCTCTTATCATCCAACAATGGGTCCAAGAAACTAAGTTCCGCACTGCGCTCTATCCGCGTCGACCCCGGCTCAGCCATACTCGGCCATCTCGTAGCTGGCGGCGCCGTAGCAGACAACGCAGGAAAGGTAGACAGTGCGCTCAATCCTGCGTGGAGGAAAGCAATTACCCATATCGTTATCCCCAGGGGCTGGGAGCCGAATGCCACTTTGGCAGAGCAGGAGGCCGTGAAAAAGAACCTCACTGATGTGGAAATACCGATCCTGAGATCTGTCGAGGGGACCGATAAGATGGGCGCTTATTTGAATGAGGCAAATGCTTATGAGTCGGAGTTTCAGAGTTCGTTCTGGGGAGAGAATTATCAGCGTCTGCTGGAggtcaaaaagaaatgggATCCTGAGAGTCTGTTTGTTGTGAGAAGAGGTGTTGGGAGTGAAGAGTGGGATGAATGGGGTCTTTGTCGGGCTGCGAAGTAG